Proteins found in one Amycolatopsis aidingensis genomic segment:
- a CDS encoding helix-turn-helix transcriptional regulator gives MEVRLLGGRWYSTDQLAELLGVDSSTVRRWRTARPPQGPPFVQLSDRVTMYHANDVEAWLLSRRVDPGAAA, from the coding sequence ATGGAAGTCCGGTTACTCGGTGGGCGCTGGTACAGCACGGACCAACTGGCGGAACTGCTGGGAGTCGACAGTTCAACCGTACGCAGGTGGCGTACGGCTCGGCCGCCTCAAGGTCCGCCATTCGTGCAACTGTCGGACCGCGTGACGATGTACCACGCGAACGACGTGGAGGCGTGGTTGCTGAGCAGACGTGTGGACCCCGGAGCGGCAGCATGA